In one Rutidosis leptorrhynchoides isolate AG116_Rl617_1_P2 chromosome 8, CSIRO_AGI_Rlap_v1, whole genome shotgun sequence genomic region, the following are encoded:
- the LOC139862717 gene encoding uncharacterized protein, which translates to MKFISSFQCLMPANAVQFQNTASSSSLTPTEQSSALILTDNNDGTKSSPNVITKKKKKKKVKQDDRKVIKVFKPNGEINLYKKPIKVSEVMTEEYMVCRSDSFYIGQKIPPLSQHDRLQRGHTYFLLPSHLFHSVLSFVTIASFTSKQQDVDDSNNANMKMKAAFLKKAAASSLSPFDIQKTSSGTLRIRVSELFLSQLMMDQAVSSQRDNENELTNLETTSVDLLCTTPQLHREYKQLVVGSRRNWKPKLEMIRENAPKGKRKVKMLLSASFNRMKKKMKKNKNVRIPPSPPSSSSSSSSSSSSTSGSSKKKKKKVKKAKKNNKTTVTIPTLSASNMKENKFSNTKATLVNW; encoded by the coding sequence ATGAAGTTTATTAGTAGTTTCCAATGCTTAATGCCCGCGAATGCGGTACAATTTCAAAATACCGCCTCGTCCTCTTCGTTAACACCCACCGAACAATCATCCGCTTTGATACTAACTGATAACAATGATGGTACAAAAAGTAGTCCTAACGTGATCacaaaaaagaagaaaaagaaaaaggtaAAACAAGACGATCGAAAAGTAATCAAAGTGTTCAAACCGAACGGCGAGATTAATCTCTACAAAAAGCCGATTAAGGTATCAGAAGTTATGACCGAAGAGTACATGGTTTGTAGATCCGATTCGTTTTACATTGGTCAAAAGATTCCGCCACTTTCGCAACACGATCGCCTCCAACGTGGCCATACTTATTTCCTTTTACCGTCTCATTTATTTCACTCGGTTCTCTCGTTTGTCACTATTGCATCGTTTACATCGAAACAACAAGACGTTGATGATAGTAATAATGCTAACATGAAGATGAAGGCTGCGTTTTTGAAGAAGGCGGCAGCTAGTTCGTTGTCTCCTTTCGATATACAAAAGACGTCGTCAGGGACGCTTAGGATTCGGGTATCAGAGCTGTTTTTATCACAACTCATGATGGACCAAGCTGTTTCTAGTCAACGTGACAATGAGAATGAGTTGACGAATTTGGAAACGACAAGTGTCGATTTGTTATGTACGACACCGCAGTTGCATAGAGAGTATAAGCAGTTGGTAGTTGGATCAAGAAGGAATTGGAAGCCGAAACTCGAGATGATTAGAGAAAATGCTCCAAAAGGGAAAAGGAAGGTCAAAATGTTACTTTCTGCCTCCTTTAATCGtatgaagaaaaaaatgaaaaagaaTAAGAATGTTAGAATCcctccatcaccaccatcatcatcatcatcatcatcatcatcatcatcatcaacttcgggttcttcgaagaagaagaaaaagaaagtgAAAAAGGCTAAGAAGAACAATAAGACAACTGTTACAATTCCTACTCTTTCTGCTTCAAATATGAAGGAGAACAAGTTTTCAAACACCAAAGCAACTCTAGTTAATTGGTAA